From a region of the Janthinobacterium sp. 61 genome:
- a CDS encoding DUF475 domain-containing protein: protein MKHFRVSFLVTFICLGISAWWGYTHGGVSTMLSALGIAVILGVMEVSLSFDNAVVNASVLKNWDKFWQNLFLGVGIIIAVFGMRLLFPLVIVAQAADLGLMEVWNLALSNPEQYSMHLTNHHAEVAAFGGIFLLLVFLNFLLDSEKETHWLGRIEEKLGALGKISSISVMIALGTLMVSLSMIEEGQKLVVLTAGLWGILTYVGVDVISGLLEGDNGDGNMGDIIKRGGIGGFLYLEVLDASFSFDGVIGAFAITKDVVIIMLGLAIGAMFVRSMTVFLVRKGTLDEFVYLEHGAHYAIGILAVIMLVSMKFHIPEIFTGLIGVAFILASLWSSIRYKRRMALEEGKMEALEPVKATVA, encoded by the coding sequence ATGAAACATTTCAGAGTGTCATTTTTAGTGACATTTATCTGCTTGGGAATTTCCGCCTGGTGGGGTTACACGCACGGTGGCGTGTCGACCATGCTGTCGGCATTGGGCATTGCGGTGATCCTGGGCGTGATGGAAGTGTCGCTGTCGTTTGACAACGCGGTGGTCAATGCCTCGGTGCTGAAGAACTGGGACAAGTTCTGGCAGAACCTGTTCTTGGGCGTGGGTATCATCATCGCCGTGTTCGGCATGCGTCTGCTGTTCCCGCTGGTCATCGTGGCGCAAGCGGCGGACCTGGGCTTGATGGAAGTGTGGAATCTGGCCCTGAGCAACCCGGAACAGTATTCGATGCACCTGACGAATCACCATGCGGAAGTGGCGGCTTTCGGCGGCATTTTCCTGCTGCTGGTGTTCCTGAACTTCCTGCTGGACTCGGAAAAAGAAACGCACTGGCTGGGCCGTATTGAAGAAAAACTGGGCGCGCTGGGCAAGATCTCCTCGATTTCCGTGATGATCGCGCTGGGTACCCTGATGGTCAGCCTGTCGATGATCGAAGAAGGCCAGAAGCTGGTGGTCTTGACGGCCGGCTTGTGGGGCATCCTGACCTACGTGGGCGTCGATGTGATCAGTGGCTTGCTGGAAGGCGATAACGGCGACGGCAACATGGGCGACATCATCAAGCGCGGCGGTATTGGCGGCTTCCTGTACCTGGAAGTGCTCGACGCCTCGTTCAGCTTTGACGGCGTGATCGGCGCGTTTGCCATCACCAAGGATGTCGTGATCATCATGCTGGGTCTGGCGATTGGCGCGATGTTCGTGCGGTCGATGACGGTGTTCCTGGTACGCAAGGGTACGCTCGACGAGTTCGTTTATCTGGAGCACGGCGCGCACTATGCGATCGGTATCCTGGCCGTGATCATGTTGGTCAGCATGAAGTTCCACATTCCCGAGATCTTCACGGGTCTGATCGGTGTGGCCTTCATTCTCGCCTCGCTGTGGTCGTCGATCCGCTACAAGCGCAGGATGGCCCTCGAAGAAGGCAAGATGGAAGCGCTGGAACCAGTCAAGGCAACAGTAGCCTAA
- a CDS encoding TerD family protein: protein MAISLQKGGNVNLSKEAPGISKMIIGLGWDARATDGAAFDIDGSVFLLKADGKVRADVDMIFYNNLKSSDGSVTHSGDNTTGAGDGDDETVIVDLATVPAEIDKIAVCVTIHDAEARKQNFGMVSKAYVRCVNANGNTEIARFDLSEDGSAETAMVFGEIYRNGADWKFKAIGQGYKGGLGPLAASFGVGV, encoded by the coding sequence ATGGCAATCAGTCTGCAAAAAGGCGGCAACGTCAACCTGAGCAAGGAAGCTCCTGGCATTTCGAAAATGATCATCGGCCTGGGCTGGGATGCCCGCGCCACCGACGGCGCCGCCTTCGACATCGACGGTTCCGTGTTCCTGCTGAAGGCCGATGGCAAGGTACGCGCCGACGTCGACATGATTTTCTACAACAACCTGAAATCGAGCGACGGCTCCGTCACCCACTCGGGCGACAACACCACCGGCGCCGGCGATGGCGACGATGAAACCGTCATCGTCGACCTGGCCACCGTGCCAGCCGAGATCGACAAGATCGCCGTCTGCGTGACGATCCACGATGCCGAAGCGCGCAAGCAAAACTTTGGTATGGTATCGAAGGCTTACGTGCGTTGCGTGAATGCCAACGGCAACACGGAAATCGCCCGCTTCGACCTGTCGGAAGACGGTTCGGCGGAAACGGCCATGGTCTTCGGTGAAATCTACCGCAATGGCGCCGATTGGAAATTCAAGGCCATCGGCCAGGGCTACAAGGGCGGTCTGGGTCCTTTGGCAGCCTCGTTCGGCGTCGGTGTGTAA
- a CDS encoding TIGR00266 family protein: MPVFNITGDVDPFLHVSLAKGEKIYCESNAMVMMETNLELKGKMTGGIGAALMRTFANGESFFQQHIEAMRGDGDCLLSPTLPGAMRVLEVGAQQYMISDGAFVAASAGVELKVRTQSLGNALFAQSGGFFITETAGSGQLAVSGFGAMSILEVTPGKDVVIDNAHVVCWDNRLQYEISMTTGSSGGFLGNLINSQTSGEGMVLKFSGTGKILVCSRNRAAFLAWTQSKPA, encoded by the coding sequence ATGCCAGTTTTCAATATTACCGGGGACGTCGACCCGTTCCTGCATGTGTCGCTTGCCAAAGGCGAGAAGATTTATTGCGAATCCAACGCGATGGTGATGATGGAAACCAATCTTGAGCTGAAAGGCAAGATGACTGGCGGCATAGGCGCGGCGCTGATGCGCACCTTTGCCAACGGGGAATCGTTCTTTCAGCAGCATATCGAGGCCATGCGGGGCGACGGCGACTGCCTGCTGTCGCCCACCTTGCCCGGCGCGATGCGGGTGCTCGAGGTGGGCGCCCAGCAATACATGATCAGCGACGGCGCCTTCGTGGCGGCCAGTGCTGGCGTGGAATTGAAGGTGCGCACGCAAAGCCTTGGCAATGCGCTGTTTGCCCAGAGCGGTGGTTTTTTCATCACCGAGACGGCAGGCAGCGGCCAGTTGGCGGTATCCGGTTTTGGCGCGATGTCGATACTGGAAGTGACGCCTGGCAAGGACGTGGTGATCGATAACGCCCACGTCGTGTGCTGGGATAACCGCCTGCAATACGAAATTTCCATGACGACCGGCAGCAGCGGCGGCTTTCTGGGTAATTTGATCAATAGCCAGACCAGCGGCGAGGGCATGGTGCTGAAGTTTTCAGGCACGGGGAAAATCCTCGTATGCTCGCGCAATCGCGCGGCCTTCCTCGCCTGGACCCAAAGCAAGCCGGCGTAA
- a CDS encoding TerD family protein, with protein MSVNLSKGQKISLDKEAGATLTRITMGLGWDAVKTKGFLGFGSKTEAVDLDASCVMFDENKSTSDIVWFRQLKSKDGSIVHTGDNRTGAGDGDDEQINVDLSKVPANVKSLVFTVNSFTGQNFSQVENAYCRILNASNNQEVARFNLSVQGSHTAQIMAKLYRHNGEWKMHAIGENGNGRTFDDLMPQIAVHL; from the coding sequence ATGTCTGTCAATTTGAGCAAAGGCCAGAAGATTTCTCTGGACAAAGAAGCTGGTGCCACCCTGACCCGTATCACCATGGGCCTGGGCTGGGATGCCGTGAAGACCAAGGGTTTCCTGGGTTTCGGTTCGAAGACGGAAGCCGTCGACCTGGACGCCTCGTGCGTCATGTTCGATGAAAACAAGAGCACGTCCGATATCGTCTGGTTCCGCCAGCTGAAAAGCAAGGACGGCAGCATTGTCCACACGGGCGACAACCGCACGGGCGCGGGCGATGGCGACGACGAACAGATCAATGTCGATCTGTCGAAAGTGCCGGCGAACGTGAAAAGCCTGGTCTTCACCGTCAACAGCTTTACTGGCCAGAACTTCTCGCAGGTGGAAAACGCCTATTGCCGCATCTTGAATGCCAGCAATAACCAGGAAGTCGCGCGTTTCAATCTGTCTGTGCAAGGTTCCCACACGGCACAGATCATGGCCAAGCTGTACCGCCATAACGGCGAATGGAAGATGCACGCCATCGGAGAAAACGGCAACGGTCGCACCTTTGACGACTTGATGCCGCAAATTGCCGTGCATCTATAA
- a CDS encoding YqaE/Pmp3 family membrane protein, with the protein MRLLIALLFPCLTFFMLGRTLAGAAALILQCTVIGWAPAALWALYTVNQHKTEQELEGALSRSYMRRRSRLI; encoded by the coding sequence ATGCGATTGCTGATAGCCTTGCTATTTCCGTGTCTCACGTTTTTCATGCTGGGGCGCACGCTGGCCGGTGCCGCCGCCTTGATTTTGCAGTGCACTGTGATCGGCTGGGCGCCGGCGGCCCTGTGGGCCCTGTACACGGTGAACCAGCATAAAACGGAGCAGGAACTGGAAGGTGCATTAAGCCGCAGCTACATGCGCAGGCGTAGTCGGTTGATCTAA